From the genome of Pseudomonadota bacterium, one region includes:
- a CDS encoding S49 family peptidase: MDTLEKNTLTDLAQASLVEQRLARRWKIFFRLIYLVVGVGVFVTLTFDGGVPNQGPHTAIIDLDGVIASEAPANAYDVIAGLEDAFANVNVKGILIRINSPGGSPVQSELINQEIMRLRGINPSIPVYAVVEDICASGGYYVAVAADQIFVSPSSIVGSIGVRLDGFEFTEALNSLGIKRRLLTAGENKGFLDPFLPMEPGQRDHAEKMLNNIHQQFIKAVTLGRGERLKDNPEIFSGLVWTGEQSINLGLADAYGSVLSVSRDVIGAKELVNYSVKESYVERIARKVGAEIYYKSMGYNLY, from the coding sequence ATGGATACCTTAGAGAAAAATACACTGACTGATTTAGCTCAAGCATCACTAGTAGAGCAGCGACTAGCACGTCGATGGAAAATATTCTTTCGATTAATTTATTTAGTCGTCGGGGTTGGTGTGTTCGTAACGTTGACGTTTGATGGTGGGGTTCCCAACCAAGGTCCACACACTGCCATCATAGATTTGGATGGTGTAATCGCATCGGAGGCGCCAGCAAATGCCTACGATGTCATTGCAGGCCTAGAAGATGCGTTTGCAAATGTTAATGTCAAAGGCATCCTCATTCGCATCAATAGTCCTGGAGGTAGTCCAGTCCAATCAGAATTGATCAATCAAGAAATCATGCGCCTACGTGGTATCAACCCTTCAATTCCGGTTTATGCTGTCGTCGAGGATATTTGCGCGTCTGGCGGTTACTATGTAGCCGTTGCCGCTGATCAAATCTTTGTTTCCCCCTCAAGCATAGTGGGCTCTATTGGGGTTCGTTTGGACGGATTCGAATTTACCGAGGCTTTAAATTCTCTTGGAATTAAGCGTCGATTACTCACCGCAGGGGAGAACAAAGGATTTCTGGATCCATTTTTACCCATGGAACCAGGTCAACGTGATCATGCTGAAAAGATGCTTAATAACATTCACCAACAATTCATCAAGGCTGTAACTCTAGGACGAGGAGAGCGCCTAAAAGACAATCCAGAGATTTTTTCTGGTTTAGTTTGGACTGGAGAGCAGAGTATCAACCTTGGATTGGCTGATGCCTATGGCAGCGTACTTTCTGTATCTCGGGATGTTATTGGAGCTAAAGAACTCGTTAATTATTCGGTGAAAGAGAGCTATGTTGAACGTATTGCGAGGAAGGTAGGTGCTGAGATATACTATAAATCAATGGGTTACAATTTATATTAA
- the plsX gene encoding phosphate acyltransferase PlsX, giving the protein MTITIALDCMGGDHGVKVTVPAAIHFVKSRQDAHVILVGISDQISKALNQHPHNKDRLTIIHAEEVIGMDEGPAQALRSKKNSSMRVAVNLIKEEQADACVSAGNTGALMAISRFVLKMLPGIERPAIASFLPTHNGQVCMLDLGANVDCSAEHLLQFAVMGSCLVSLSGGSNFPSIGLLNIGSEDIKGNEVIKEASELLKHSSLNFKGNVEGTDIYRGTTDVIVCDGFVGNVALKTSEGLAQMLGKYLKEEFHRNPLTKLLGVLASPVINRFKERVDHRRYNGASLLGLRGIVVKSHGAADVYSLGFAMQRAYEEVKHSMLDAITENIKVPEQGEL; this is encoded by the coding sequence ATGACCATCACAATAGCACTTGATTGTATGGGAGGTGATCATGGTGTCAAAGTTACCGTTCCTGCTGCTATTCATTTTGTAAAATCTCGTCAAGATGCTCATGTCATTTTAGTAGGCATATCGGATCAAATTAGCAAAGCGTTAAATCAACATCCACACAACAAAGATCGATTAACAATCATTCATGCCGAAGAAGTTATAGGCATGGACGAAGGCCCTGCTCAAGCACTCCGCAGTAAGAAAAACTCATCAATGAGAGTAGCAGTTAACCTGATCAAAGAAGAACAGGCAGATGCGTGTGTGAGCGCGGGTAATACAGGCGCTCTGATGGCCATCTCAAGATTTGTACTCAAAATGTTACCCGGTATTGAAAGGCCAGCAATTGCTTCTTTTTTGCCAACACATAACGGTCAAGTCTGCATGCTCGATTTAGGAGCGAACGTAGACTGCTCGGCCGAACATTTACTTCAATTTGCAGTCATGGGCAGCTGCCTAGTAAGTTTAAGCGGTGGTAGCAATTTCCCAAGCATTGGTCTACTTAACATTGGCTCAGAGGACATTAAGGGAAATGAAGTCATTAAAGAGGCTTCAGAATTATTGAAGCATAGCTCTCTTAACTTTAAAGGTAATGTTGAGGGCACAGATATTTATAGAGGCACAACGGATGTAATTGTTTGCGATGGATTTGTTGGTAATGTGGCACTAAAAACATCCGAAGGACTAGCTCAAATGTTAGGGAAGTATCTTAAAGAGGAGTTCCATCGAAATCCGCTCACGAAGCTGTTGGGGGTATTGGCTTCGCCAGTGATAAATCGTTTTAAAGAGCGCGTAGATCATAGGCGATACAACGGTGCAAGCCTATTAGGATTAAGAGGTATTGTGGTTAAAAGTCACGGGGCAGCGGATGTGTATAGTCTTGGATTTGCGATGCAAAGAGCCTATGAAGAAGTCAAACATTCTATGCTTGATGCGATTACTGAAAACATCAAAGTGCCGGAACAAGGAGAGCTGTGA
- a CDS encoding YceD family protein: MSNRPIIDTLGFAQKTQSQDLQLKLADLPRLTDVSAIVNGVVQANVTGGIQHDGKAFIELKILGAFTLTCQRCIDLFDFQINSRSRFIIITKEHELVEISRGEQDINTILAKKELNLIEFVEDELLLTLPMVPLHEEGDCERPQLPDDQSDLTNPFSGLKQSS, translated from the coding sequence ATGAGTAATCGACCTATCATTGACACACTAGGGTTTGCACAAAAAACCCAATCCCAGGATCTCCAGCTCAAGTTAGCCGACCTCCCTAGGTTAACTGATGTGTCAGCTATCGTAAATGGCGTCGTTCAAGCAAACGTCACTGGTGGAATACAGCACGACGGTAAAGCGTTTATCGAACTTAAGATTCTAGGTGCTTTTACACTGACATGCCAACGATGCATTGATTTATTTGATTTTCAGATTAATTCGCGCAGTCGGTTTATAATAATAACCAAAGAACATGAGCTCGTTGAGATTTCTCGGGGAGAACAAGATATCAACACGATTCTAGCTAAGAAGGAATTAAATCTTATTGAATTTGTTGAAGACGAACTATTATTGACCTTGCCAATGGTTCCGCTTCACGAAGAAGGAGATTGTGAAAGACCTCAGCTGCCGGATGATCAATCAGATTTGACAAACCCATTTAGCGGACTGAAGCAGTCATCTTAA
- the rpmF gene encoding 50S ribosomal protein L32 has protein sequence MAVQKSKKSPSRRNMRRSHDALSSPSIAVEASAGETHLRHHISPNGFYRGKKVIQKNDD, from the coding sequence ATGGCCGTACAAAAAAGCAAAAAATCACCATCTCGTCGAAACATGCGTCGTTCTCACGACGCGTTATCGAGCCCATCGATAGCGGTCGAGGCAAGCGCTGGAGAAACGCATCTTCGTCACCACATCAGCCCAAACGGCTTTTATCGTGGCAAGAAAGTTATTCAGAAAAACGACGATTAA
- a CDS encoding RluA family pseudouridine synthase, which translates to MNNLCKDRVNQVVIGVDGEAQRIDNYLLKILKGVPKSHIYRILRSGEVRVNGGRAGPSRRLTEGDKVRIPPIRVAQRDEGAKPRNSMQLPILYEDDHVLAIDKPSGLAVHGGSGVSFGIIEILRVDRPNIPFLELVHRLDKETSGVLLLAKTRTALTHLHGQIRDSLTKKIYVALVWGVWDRAINKIDLPLRKFVSKDGERRVVVDGSEGKPSLTLVRALETHGQTTLIEANLKTGRTHQIRVHLAHKNFPILGDEKYGDFQRNKIFQAYGLKRMFLHAHQFSFTHPELGKRMKIESPIPTELRRVMTVIDESQQKKVLDIP; encoded by the coding sequence ATGAATAACTTATGTAAAGATCGTGTGAATCAAGTCGTGATTGGCGTTGATGGCGAAGCGCAACGAATTGATAACTACTTATTGAAGATACTCAAAGGTGTCCCTAAGAGTCATATTTATCGTATTTTGCGTAGTGGGGAAGTGCGTGTGAATGGAGGCCGCGCAGGTCCGAGTCGCAGACTCACGGAGGGGGATAAAGTCCGTATTCCTCCAATACGCGTTGCACAAAGAGACGAGGGAGCGAAACCGAGAAACTCCATGCAACTGCCCATTTTGTATGAGGATGACCATGTGCTTGCTATTGACAAGCCCTCTGGTTTAGCCGTTCACGGAGGAAGCGGGGTCTCTTTTGGAATCATTGAGATCTTAAGGGTGGATAGGCCCAATATACCTTTTCTTGAACTTGTACATCGGTTGGATAAAGAAACTTCAGGCGTTCTGCTGCTCGCCAAAACACGAACGGCGCTGACCCACTTACATGGCCAAATTAGGGATAGTCTGACGAAAAAAATATATGTCGCTTTGGTCTGGGGTGTTTGGGACCGCGCCATTAACAAGATAGACTTACCCCTCCGTAAGTTTGTCTCTAAAGACGGTGAGCGTAGAGTTGTTGTTGATGGATCTGAGGGTAAGCCATCCCTTACATTAGTTCGTGCGCTTGAGACGCACGGACAAACCACCTTAATCGAAGCTAATCTTAAGACTGGAAGAACGCATCAAATCCGAGTTCACTTGGCGCATAAAAACTTCCCGATTTTGGGCGATGAAAAATATGGAGATTTTCAGCGAAACAAAATCTTCCAAGCCTATGGTCTAAAGCGGATGTTTCTTCATGCGCATCAATTTTCTTTCACGCACCCCGAACTCGGAAAGAGAATGAAAATTGAATCGCCAATACCAACAGAGCTGAGGCGGGTCATGACTGTTATTGATGAATCACAACAAAAGAAAGTGCTAGACATTCCATGA
- a CDS encoding Rne/Rng family ribonuclease, which yields MKRMLFNATHAEELRVAIVDGQTLLDLDVETTGKEQKKSNIYKAVITRIEPSLEAAFVNYGPERHGFLPFKEISRSYFKDPQANPTKVRIQDVLSEGTELIVQVEKDERGNKGAALTTFISLAGRYLVLMPNNPRGGGVSRRIEGEEREQMRDSMDQLSLPKGMSVIARTAGIGRSAEELEWDLNYLTQLWKAVDGAAGSQKAPFLIYQDASLVIRAIRDYFRQDIGEILIDTESIYEQARQFMGHVMPHNVDRVKWYQEETPLFSRFQIEHQTESAYSRQVLLPSGGSIVIDHTEAMVSIDVNSARSTRGSDIEETARKTNIEAAEEIARQLRLRDLGGLVVIDFIDMENPKSQREVENTLREALRYDRARVNVGKISRFGLLELARQRLQTSLGETSHITCPRCSGTGTIRSVESTALHVLRIVQEEAMKESTAAVHAQVPVAVASYLLNEKRHELYAIEQRVKVSCVLIPNTHLETPHYTVKRVRHDELNQIDTTMPSYNLVEEVTEQGLENDKKQDVIKPSAAVKGVTPIKAPPSQIKKDSFFKRLILSIFGSSEDKEKSSSDTQRRNPRTDRRHGSRDDERNDRRRGRIDSRGDRRRPRRGRGRYAENGNDDSSNNSVQQKEEVKNLVDTSNNRSIDTTAQISEHSERREDQAGSPRRTNNYRRGRNRRNDGGENTASASVATMGAESGTQGQQAPSPQSMVSTGYDVDYEALGRETPHVAETRHTTVDKPEVKTNGSLFHSPSDEDDVREVVHVPAAVAETLPPIIRMPIVEEPILLPQGMTMIETTPSASGSSLESQQNTAELEKAREERRMRRQAKDATISASEPLQRVETKV from the coding sequence ATGAAGCGAATGTTATTTAACGCGACCCATGCCGAAGAGCTGAGAGTTGCAATAGTCGATGGACAAACACTCCTCGATTTAGATGTAGAAACAACAGGCAAGGAACAGAAAAAAAGTAATATTTACAAAGCTGTTATTACCCGAATCGAGCCCAGTCTCGAAGCGGCCTTTGTTAATTACGGTCCCGAAAGGCATGGATTTCTTCCTTTCAAGGAAATCAGTAGGTCTTACTTTAAAGATCCGCAAGCTAATCCCACCAAAGTTCGAATTCAGGATGTGTTATCCGAGGGTACCGAACTTATCGTGCAAGTTGAAAAAGACGAGCGTGGCAACAAAGGTGCGGCATTAACCACATTCATCAGTCTGGCAGGACGGTACTTAGTTTTAATGCCTAATAACCCTCGTGGGGGCGGTGTTTCAAGAAGAATCGAAGGCGAAGAACGAGAGCAAATGCGTGACTCCATGGATCAACTTAGCCTTCCTAAGGGAATGAGCGTAATCGCCCGCACAGCCGGTATTGGTCGCAGCGCAGAAGAGTTAGAGTGGGATTTAAACTATCTAACTCAATTATGGAAAGCGGTTGACGGAGCTGCCGGCAGCCAAAAAGCGCCGTTCTTAATCTATCAAGATGCAAGTCTTGTTATTCGGGCGATTCGAGATTATTTCCGGCAAGATATTGGCGAAATACTTATCGATACTGAATCAATTTACGAGCAAGCTCGCCAGTTTATGGGGCATGTCATGCCGCATAACGTGGATCGGGTTAAATGGTATCAGGAAGAAACTCCCCTATTCTCCCGTTTTCAAATTGAGCATCAGACAGAATCAGCTTATTCGCGACAGGTTCTTTTGCCTTCTGGTGGATCTATTGTTATTGATCACACAGAGGCCATGGTCTCTATCGATGTTAACTCTGCGCGATCGACACGAGGTAGCGATATCGAGGAAACGGCACGCAAAACAAATATCGAAGCAGCTGAGGAAATCGCAAGACAATTGCGTCTGCGTGACTTGGGTGGGCTTGTAGTTATCGATTTTATCGATATGGAAAACCCGAAGAGCCAACGTGAAGTCGAAAACACACTACGTGAGGCCCTTAGGTATGATCGCGCGCGAGTTAATGTAGGAAAAATTTCTAGGTTTGGATTGCTGGAGCTGGCGCGACAAAGACTGCAAACTTCGCTTGGTGAAACAAGCCATATCACCTGCCCACGATGTAGTGGTACCGGGACTATCCGCTCCGTTGAGTCTACCGCTTTGCATGTTCTTAGAATCGTGCAAGAAGAGGCAATGAAAGAGAGTACTGCGGCGGTACACGCCCAAGTTCCTGTTGCTGTTGCGTCCTATTTGCTCAATGAAAAGAGACACGAGCTCTACGCTATTGAGCAGCGGGTAAAAGTGAGCTGTGTATTGATACCAAATACCCACTTAGAAACGCCACATTACACGGTGAAACGTGTACGTCATGATGAGCTTAATCAAATTGATACGACTATGCCGAGCTATAATTTGGTTGAGGAAGTGACTGAGCAAGGACTAGAAAATGACAAGAAGCAAGACGTAATAAAACCTTCTGCTGCAGTGAAAGGAGTGACTCCAATAAAGGCGCCCCCATCACAAATCAAAAAAGATAGTTTCTTTAAACGACTCATTCTTTCCATATTCGGCTCTAGTGAAGACAAAGAAAAATCTTCTTCGGACACTCAACGTAGAAATCCGCGTACTGACCGGAGGCACGGCAGTCGGGATGACGAACGTAATGATCGTCGTCGCGGTCGTATCGATTCCCGTGGTGACCGTCGTCGACCAAGGAGAGGACGTGGTAGATATGCTGAAAACGGTAATGATGATTCTTCCAACAATTCTGTGCAGCAAAAAGAAGAAGTTAAAAATCTCGTAGACACGTCCAACAATAGAAGCATAGATACCACGGCACAAATAAGTGAGCACTCAGAACGACGAGAAGATCAGGCTGGGAGCCCTCGTCGCACAAATAACTATCGACGAGGTCGCAACCGGAGAAATGACGGTGGAGAGAATACGGCATCAGCCTCTGTAGCAACTATGGGCGCAGAATCGGGCACCCAAGGTCAGCAAGCTCCTAGTCCTCAATCGATGGTATCTACCGGTTATGACGTTGATTACGAGGCGCTCGGTAGGGAAACACCTCATGTGGCCGAAACCAGGCACACAACGGTTGATAAGCCCGAAGTAAAAACCAATGGATCTTTGTTCCATAGCCCTTCGGATGAGGACGATGTGCGTGAAGTGGTTCATGTGCCGGCGGCTGTTGCTGAAACGCTTCCGCCTATCATCCGAATGCCGATTGTGGAGGAACCGATACTGTTACCCCAGGGTATGACAATGATAGAGACCACACCGTCTGCGAGCGGCTCTAGTCTTGAGTCACAGCAAAATACAGCTGAGTTAGAGAAAGCAAGAGAAGAACGACGAATGCGGCGACAAGCCAAGGATGCGACTATATCAGCAAGTGAGCCACTCCAAAGGGTAGAAACAAAGGTATAG
- a CDS encoding ketoacyl-ACP synthase III, protein MYSRIIGTGSYLPEKILTNKDLEKCIDTNNEWIVSRSGIKQRHVAADNEVTSDLATKAAQLAIDQSGLSASDIDLIIVATTTPDMIFPSTACIVQSKLNISGGPAFDVQAVCSGFVYGLNIADLFIKSGQAKNVLLIGAEVYSRILDWSDRTTCVLFGDGAGAVVLSGADNPGIIQTNLHADGSLYKHLWVPGWVKGGKVEGSPMVQMDGGIVFKFAVKVFEQTARELLSATGKTIEEIDWFIPHQANIRIMESTAKKLNLPLERLITTVAHHGNTSAASIPLALDEAVRDGRIKKGQLLLFASVGGGFTWGGALLEF, encoded by the coding sequence ATGTATTCAAGAATTATTGGCACTGGTAGCTACCTTCCCGAAAAAATCTTAACGAATAAAGATCTTGAAAAATGTATTGACACTAACAATGAATGGATTGTGTCGCGCTCAGGTATTAAACAAAGACATGTTGCTGCGGACAATGAGGTCACCAGCGACTTAGCTACAAAAGCAGCTCAACTAGCAATTGACCAATCCGGCCTTAGTGCCAGCGACATAGATCTCATTATCGTCGCGACAACGACACCGGATATGATCTTTCCAAGTACAGCTTGCATTGTGCAATCTAAATTAAATATTTCGGGAGGTCCTGCATTTGATGTCCAAGCAGTGTGTTCAGGTTTTGTTTATGGGCTAAATATCGCTGACTTATTTATTAAAAGTGGGCAAGCAAAGAACGTATTACTGATTGGCGCTGAAGTCTATTCCCGTATTCTTGATTGGAGTGACCGAACCACTTGTGTGTTATTCGGAGATGGCGCTGGTGCAGTTGTACTCTCTGGCGCTGATAACCCAGGCATTATTCAAACGAACCTACACGCGGATGGCTCTTTGTATAAACACTTATGGGTTCCCGGTTGGGTTAAGGGTGGTAAGGTAGAAGGCTCACCTATGGTTCAAATGGATGGTGGTATCGTCTTTAAGTTTGCCGTTAAGGTTTTTGAGCAAACTGCCCGAGAGTTGCTCAGTGCTACCGGAAAAACGATCGAAGAGATTGATTGGTTCATTCCACACCAAGCTAATATTCGGATTATGGAGTCCACCGCAAAAAAACTAAACTTACCCTTAGAGCGATTGATCACAACCGTAGCCCACCATGGCAATACCTCTGCCGCATCCATCCCATTAGCGCTCGACGAAGCAGTTCGAGATGGACGAATCAAGAAGGGGCAATTATTGTTATTCGCTAGTGTTGGCGGAGGATTCACCTGGGGAGGTGCGCTTCTTGAATTTTAG
- a CDS encoding HAD-IA family hydrolase, protein MRNFDLIVFDWDGTLVDSTAHITQSIQKSYADNDLPVPAEAAAKHVIGLGLLDTFNYLSPNLTESQHKGIVDRYRHHFLIADKTIHAFQGASDGLKALIERNYFLAVATGKSRVGLDRALKKVDFGHLFSVTRCGDEGFPKPHPDMLQFIMDDLAVTPDRTLMIGDTSHDLLLAKNAGAWGVGVSYGAHDKNELIALNPLTCVDSFEALMAWLLENG, encoded by the coding sequence ATGAGAAATTTCGATTTAATTGTTTTTGATTGGGATGGAACACTCGTAGATTCGACAGCGCATATTACGCAAAGTATTCAAAAGTCGTATGCTGATAACGATTTGCCGGTTCCTGCGGAGGCGGCTGCCAAACACGTTATAGGCTTAGGCCTTTTGGATACCTTTAACTATTTATCTCCTAATCTCACCGAAAGCCAACACAAAGGTATTGTCGATCGTTACCGGCATCATTTTTTAATTGCCGATAAGACTATTCATGCTTTCCAAGGTGCCTCAGACGGGCTGAAAGCTTTAATAGAAAGAAATTATTTTTTAGCAGTGGCTACTGGGAAAAGCCGGGTCGGCCTAGATCGTGCATTAAAAAAAGTAGATTTCGGCCATTTATTTTCGGTGACACGATGTGGTGATGAGGGGTTCCCCAAGCCACATCCCGATATGCTGCAATTCATTATGGATGATCTCGCAGTAACCCCTGACCGAACGCTCATGATTGGGGACACTTCGCATGACTTACTGCTCGCTAAAAACGCGGGAGCTTGGGGCGTTGGCGTCAGTTATGGGGCGCATGATAAAAATGAGCTTATCGCTCTTAATCCGTTAACGTGTGTGGATAGCTTTGAGGCATTGATGGCATGGCTTCTCGAAAACGGTTGA
- a CDS encoding Rieske 2Fe-2S domain-containing protein produces MASRKRLICQPSDLKECGRGVRFATTGDNGEEIPGFVIRHNGLVFGYVNRCAHLQVELDWQHGEFFDADQELLICATHGALYLPGTGECIGGPCKGVFLTKLVTIEEDGGVYLVEE; encoded by the coding sequence ATGGCTTCTCGAAAACGGTTGATTTGTCAGCCCTCGGATTTAAAAGAATGTGGCAGGGGCGTGCGCTTCGCAACAACAGGTGACAACGGGGAAGAGATTCCTGGTTTTGTCATACGTCATAACGGATTAGTGTTTGGCTACGTAAATCGGTGCGCCCATTTACAAGTAGAACTTGACTGGCAACACGGGGAGTTTTTTGATGCGGACCAAGAGTTGCTGATATGTGCTACACATGGAGCTTTGTATCTTCCAGGCACCGGAGAATGTATCGGTGGGCCGTGCAAGGGGGTGTTCCTCACTAAACTAGTGACTATCGAAGAAGATGGCGGCGTATATCTTGTAGAAGAGTAG
- a CDS encoding Maf family nucleotide pyrophosphatase: protein MGSYSTPIIVLASTSIYRQELLKRICKNFQVVSPKVDETPLPNEDARLCAERLSIAKARAVAHLTGRDLIIGSDQVAECDGRRLSKPGSLDKAIEQLKFASGRTAFFYTGICVLNRHTNKYQSLVVDTEVTFRQLSLSEIQRYVETEDVLGCAGSAKSEGLGITLLESILGSDPTALVGLPLIALSRMLRDEGVTLP from the coding sequence ATGGGTTCCTATTCCACGCCAATTATTGTTCTTGCATCTACCTCAATTTATCGCCAAGAGTTGCTCAAACGTATTTGTAAAAATTTTCAAGTAGTGTCACCAAAAGTTGATGAGACCCCGCTGCCAAACGAGGATGCTCGATTGTGCGCAGAGAGGTTATCTATCGCGAAAGCACGTGCGGTAGCTCATTTAACTGGCAGAGATCTTATTATCGGATCGGATCAAGTAGCCGAATGTGATGGTAGGAGATTGTCCAAACCAGGTAGTTTAGATAAAGCTATTGAACAGCTCAAATTTGCGAGTGGTCGGACTGCATTTTTTTATACGGGCATATGTGTCTTGAACCGTCACACCAATAAATACCAATCTTTGGTGGTGGATACCGAGGTGACATTTCGACAACTGAGTCTCTCTGAGATCCAACGCTATGTGGAAACAGAAGACGTGCTGGGCTGTGCGGGGAGTGCTAAGTCTGAGGGTTTGGGCATTACGTTGCTTGAGTCGATTCTCGGCTCAGATCCAACTGCCTTGGTCGGTTTGCCCTTAATCGCGCTTTCAAGAATGCTTCGAGATGAGGGGGTTACATTACCGTAG
- the uvrB gene encoding excinuclease ABC subunit UvrB — MSTENFIRFPNSPFLLNQLFEPAGDQPEAIEALLSGLTSQMSHQTLLGVTGSGKTFTMANVIARSGRPAIIIAPNKTLAAQLYSEFKEFFPKNAVEYFVSYYDYYQPEAYVPSRDLFIEKDSSINEHIEQMRLSATKSLLERDDSIIVASVSCIYGIGDPVDYHGMILHLVEGEEIGQRKIIRRLAEMQYERNDMDFQRGIFRVRGDVVDIFPSENSEHAIRVSLFDDEIESLSVFDPLTGHIINKVKRYTVYPSSHYVTPRATVLRAIEAIKVELRERMAQFQKDSLLVEAQRIEQRTRFDLEMLTEMGFCKGIENYSRHLSGREKGAPPPTLIDYLPKNSIMFIDESHVTAPQIGGMYKGDRARKENLVNYGFRLPSALDNRPLRFDEFEQIVPQTIFVSATPSHYESSKQQQVVEQMVRPTGLVDPQLEVRPAINQVDDLLSEISIRAKIHERVLVTTLTKRMAEDLTDFLAENGIAARYLHSDIDTVERVEIIRDLRLRVFDVLVGINLLREGLDIPEVSLVAILDADKEGFLRSERALIQTIGRAARHINGRAIMYGDSITRSMQRAIDETNRRRQKQIEFNAEHNITPVGIEKRVRDLIEGVYSERDLSSNIKSKTERPTEITSESDLLIEIKRVEKRMKEAAKNLEFEKATEFRDALKSLKDRFISGSLA; from the coding sequence TTGTCCACAGAAAACTTTATCAGATTCCCCAATAGTCCATTTTTACTTAATCAGCTATTCGAACCCGCAGGAGATCAACCAGAGGCCATAGAGGCTCTTTTGAGCGGCTTAACGAGTCAGATGTCGCATCAGACATTGCTTGGGGTGACTGGCTCAGGGAAAACCTTTACGATGGCCAATGTGATCGCTCGGTCAGGGCGCCCTGCGATTATCATCGCACCCAATAAAACCTTAGCGGCACAGCTTTACTCCGAATTTAAGGAGTTTTTCCCGAAAAACGCAGTTGAGTATTTCGTGTCTTATTACGACTACTACCAACCTGAGGCATATGTCCCATCGCGAGACCTTTTCATCGAAAAAGATTCGAGCATTAACGAACATATCGAGCAAATGCGGTTATCTGCTACCAAATCATTACTCGAGCGCGATGACTCGATCATTGTCGCGAGTGTGTCATGCATATATGGCATAGGAGACCCAGTTGACTATCACGGCATGATTCTCCATCTAGTGGAGGGTGAGGAAATTGGCCAACGTAAGATCATTCGAAGACTTGCCGAGATGCAGTACGAACGAAACGACATGGATTTTCAGCGCGGTATTTTTAGGGTGCGAGGTGATGTCGTTGATATTTTTCCATCAGAAAATTCTGAACATGCCATTCGGGTTTCATTATTTGATGATGAAATTGAATCTCTATCGGTATTTGATCCGCTTACAGGCCACATTATCAATAAGGTGAAACGCTATACCGTCTACCCATCCAGCCACTATGTGACGCCAAGAGCAACCGTTCTTAGGGCTATAGAGGCTATTAAGGTGGAGCTGCGGGAGCGGATGGCTCAATTTCAAAAGGATAGTCTTCTGGTTGAAGCGCAGCGCATTGAGCAGCGCACTCGTTTTGATTTGGAGATGCTTACCGAAATGGGCTTTTGTAAGGGTATTGAGAATTATTCGAGACACTTGTCCGGCCGCGAAAAAGGCGCTCCCCCACCAACTTTAATCGATTACCTACCTAAAAATTCCATTATGTTTATAGACGAATCACACGTCACTGCACCGCAAATTGGTGGGATGTATAAAGGTGATAGAGCGCGAAAAGAAAATTTAGTGAATTATGGCTTCAGATTGCCTTCGGCACTAGACAATAGACCCTTGCGGTTTGATGAGTTTGAACAAATAGTGCCACAAACCATTTTCGTTTCCGCAACACCCTCTCATTATGAGAGTTCGAAACAACAACAAGTTGTAGAGCAAATGGTTCGACCAACCGGGCTTGTAGATCCTCAATTGGAAGTTCGACCTGCAATTAATCAAGTTGATGATCTCTTATCAGAGATCAGTATTCGAGCCAAGATCCATGAGCGTGTCCTAGTTACTACTCTGACTAAACGAATGGCGGAAGATCTAACAGATTTTTTAGCTGAAAATGGAATTGCGGCGCGCTATCTACATTCAGATATTGATACGGTGGAGCGCGTCGAAATCATTCGAGATTTGAGACTCAGAGTGTTTGACGTCTTGGTGGGTATCAATTTATTGAGGGAAGGATTAGATATTCCAGAAGTCTCACTTGTAGCTATTCTGGACGCGGATAAAGAGGGGTTTCTGCGCTCTGAGCGCGCATTGATCCAAACGATTGGCCGTGCTGCAAGACACATTAACGGGCGAGCCATTATGTATGGCGATTCAATCACTAGATCGATGCAACGCGCTATTGACGAAACAAACAGACGGCGGCAAAAACAAATTGAATTCAACGCTGAACATAACATCACCCCGGTCGGCATTGAAAAACGTGTACGCGATTTGATCGAGGGTGTGTACTCTGAGCGAGACTTAAGTAGCAACATTAAATCTAAGACTGAACGTCCTACCGAAATTACATCTGAGTCAGATTTGTTAATTGAAATTAAACGCGTAGAAAAACGTATGAAAGAGGCTGCTAAAAATTTAGAGTTTGAGAAAGCAACTGAGTTCAGGGATGCTCTCAAATCGCTCAAGGATCGATTTATTTCAGGTTCATTGGCTTAA